The Streptococcus mitis genome has a segment encoding these proteins:
- a CDS encoding class I SAM-dependent DNA methyltransferase: protein MAKKLLNITEIEDRTKVLVENLNKSTFIIDFVSLFDITKTTITRASKVASDDFIIKNRLYFRKVENQPLLALTEIDKELDGQVRKSRFIITTDFQELYAKDTQTGLTLAISFNDLPAHCDFFLPWNGIEKIDYDKENPADVKAAERFTKLYDELISINPELAITETDGKSFNLFLIRVLFLLFAEDTNIISKGAFTNVIKMRTSEDGSDLNECVRKLFTVLDMPEFSRQDLESWLSDFPYVNGKLFSEPHHDLIFNKRTRQLLIEAGELLNWNEINPDILGSMIQTVANAEARSTSGMHYTSVPNIMKVIKPLFLDNLRAAFTELEERADYYIGGGDFSEEHRRKELRQILPKLEELLTRMASIKFLDPACGSGNFLIITYKELRRLEINILIKQREIRESLNEKAVYQGELIADASKISLSQFSGIELDDFAHEVARLSLYIAEHQMNVEMEEALADVHPRLLPLREAGNIVCGNALRIDWTTVLNAKADDEVYIFGNPPYIGSKKMTLEQKKELENVICSEISSKKLDYISGWFYKATHLIYGKNAQYAFVTTNSINQGEQVSILWSVLLQYGQISFAYQSFKWNNSAAHNAGVTVTIIGFSNKNDKKRIIYSDKGESYGKNINPYLAFADDIIVSNHNDSEKLNNFPKIVFGNMPRSKYLILTNDDKNQLVQRYPETEVYFKKYIGADEYINGNFRYTIWIDQDEYTKLDKIQEFHQLFENVRQERLNSKAAGTRETASTPWKFVQRGEWDDMFSKGKIEGKFQLLVPAVTSEDRDYIPMGFVGDDTIISNRCYIVYDTPIWLLGCLVSKMHIKWFQAIGGKLETRYSYSAGLVYNTFPIPELSDSRKNMLEEAVFEMLDVREEEGGTLAELYGGANKPMNERLRQAHEKIDGIVERAYQQKPFESDEERLSVLLNLYKEMTEKEAK, encoded by the coding sequence GAGAATCTTAATAAATCGACATTCATTATTGATTTTGTTTCATTGTTTGACATTACTAAAACGACCATAACAAGAGCAAGTAAAGTGGCATCTGATGATTTTATAATAAAAAACAGATTGTATTTTCGTAAAGTTGAAAATCAGCCATTACTTGCTCTGACTGAGATTGATAAAGAGTTGGATGGTCAGGTTCGTAAATCTCGATTTATTATTACAACAGATTTTCAAGAATTATATGCAAAGGATACACAGACAGGACTGACTCTAGCAATTTCTTTTAATGATTTACCAGCCCATTGTGATTTCTTCTTACCTTGGAATGGTATTGAAAAGATTGATTATGATAAGGAAAACCCTGCTGATGTAAAAGCGGCAGAGCGTTTCACCAAACTTTATGATGAACTAATTTCTATCAATCCTGAACTTGCCATTACTGAAACTGACGGTAAATCATTTAATCTATTTTTGATTCGTGTTCTTTTTCTACTATTTGCAGAAGATACAAATATCATCTCCAAGGGAGCTTTCACAAATGTTATTAAGATGAGGACATCTGAAGATGGTTCTGACTTGAATGAGTGTGTTAGAAAACTATTTACTGTTTTAGATATGCCTGAATTTAGTCGTCAGGATTTGGAGTCGTGGTTATCAGATTTTCCCTATGTAAATGGTAAGCTTTTTTCAGAGCCACATCATGACCTTATTTTCAATAAAAGAACTCGTCAATTACTCATTGAAGCAGGGGAATTGCTAAACTGGAATGAAATCAATCCAGATATTTTGGGCTCCATGATTCAAACCGTGGCAAATGCAGAAGCAAGATCAACATCGGGTATGCACTATACTAGCGTGCCCAATATTATGAAGGTCATCAAACCACTGTTTTTAGATAATTTACGAGCAGCATTTACGGAATTAGAAGAACGAGCTGACTACTATATAGGAGGTGGTGACTTTAGCGAGGAACATCGTCGCAAGGAATTGCGACAAATCTTACCTAAGTTAGAAGAGTTGCTCACTCGTATGGCCTCTATCAAGTTTTTAGACCCTGCTTGTGGTTCTGGAAATTTCCTCATCATTACTTATAAAGAACTTCGTCGTTTAGAAATTAATATCTTAATCAAACAGCGTGAAATTCGTGAATCCTTAAATGAAAAAGCTGTTTATCAAGGAGAATTGATTGCTGATGCATCTAAGATTTCTCTATCCCAATTTTCAGGAATTGAATTGGATGATTTCGCTCATGAAGTAGCAAGGTTATCCTTGTATATAGCGGAACACCAGATGAATGTGGAGATGGAAGAAGCACTTGCTGATGTCCATCCAAGGCTACTCCCCTTAAGAGAAGCTGGGAATATCGTTTGTGGGAATGCCCTAAGAATTGACTGGACAACTGTTTTGAATGCTAAGGCAGATGATGAAGTTTATATATTTGGGAATCCGCCGTATATAGGCTCTAAAAAAATGACCTTGGAACAAAAGAAGGAACTAGAAAATGTGATTTGTTCAGAAATTTCTTCTAAAAAATTAGATTATATTTCGGGATGGTTTTATAAGGCAACTCACCTTATTTATGGTAAAAATGCTCAATATGCTTTTGTAACAACAAATTCAATAAATCAAGGTGAGCAAGTTTCAATTTTGTGGAGTGTTCTTCTACAATATGGCCAAATTTCCTTTGCATATCAATCGTTTAAATGGAATAATAGCGCGGCCCATAATGCAGGGGTTACAGTTACTATCATTGGATTTTCAAATAAAAATGATAAGAAAAGAATTATATATAGTGATAAGGGAGAGAGTTATGGAAAGAATATAAATCCCTATCTAGCTTTTGCAGATGATATTATTGTATCTAATCACAATGATTCAGAGAAGTTAAATAATTTTCCAAAAATAGTCTTTGGGAATATGCCAAGAAGTAAATATCTAATACTGACAAATGATGATAAAAATCAATTAGTTCAAAGATATCCTGAAACTGAAGTGTATTTTAAAAAGTATATTGGAGCAGATGAGTATATCAATGGAAATTTTAGATATACTATTTGGATTGATCAAGATGAATATACTAAATTAGATAAGATCCAGGAATTCCATCAATTATTTGAAAATGTAAGGCAAGAACGCCTGAATTCTAAGGCTGCTGGAACAAGAGAAACTGCATCCACACCATGGAAATTTGTTCAACGTGGTGAATGGGATGATATGTTTTCTAAGGGGAAAATAGAAGGGAAGTTTCAACTGTTAGTTCCTGCTGTTACTTCAGAAGATAGAGATTATATACCAATGGGATTTGTGGGAGACGATACAATTATTTCAAATCGTTGCTATATTGTGTATGATACTCCAATTTGGCTACTTGGATGTCTTGTTTCTAAAATGCATATAAAATGGTTTCAAGCGATCGGTGGGAAATTAGAAACTCGATATAGTTATTCAGCTGGACTGGTTTATAATACATTCCCAATCCCAGAACTTTCAGATAGTCGGAAAAATATGCTTGAAGAAGCTGTTTTTGAAATGCTAGATGTTCGAGAAGAAGAAGGTGGAACCTTGGCTGAATTGTACGGTGGAGCCAATAAACCGATGAACGAACGTCTTCGTCAAGCACATGAAAAAATTGATGGTATCGTAGAACGTGCCTACCAGCAAAAGCCTTTTGAATCAGATGAAGAAAGGCTCAGTGTCTTATTGAACCTGTATAAAGAAATGACAGAAAAGGAAGCGAAATGA
- a CDS encoding DEAD/DEAH box helicase, whose protein sequence is MTSNIFEINYNGTGASQSNNALGMREMQERVYAKRTSQHLLIKAPPASGKSRALMFIALDKLHAQGLKKAIIAVPERSIGKSFRSTKLTDYGFYWDWEVLPKNNLTEQGSSKSKVKQFVDFMHSESPDDRALICTHATLRFAFEQLADSDFNDVLLAIDEFHHVSQDDNSVLGNALRNILANSTAHVVAMTGSYFRGDSVPILAPEDEQKFDKVSYTYYEQLEGYKYLKSFAMGYNFYRGRYTDALHEVLDTSKKTIIHIPNVNSGESTKDKYDEVDRILDELGQAVPDPKTGLWLVTEETGRVLKVADLVIEEGREKVQDYLNKMTSLDDLDIIIALGMAKEGFDWPYAEYALTIGYRQSLTEIVQIIGRVTRDSSNKSHAQFTNLISQPDAQDDEVFFAVNNVMKAITASLLMESVLAPNFKFKRKDREDQKSSGAEIFVKGLKEPSTQRTKDIIENDLNDLRASILQEPRIQTAIAAGTDAEVINKQMIPAIIKQIYPDLSGAEVEEVRQQFISQSVVQSAERKEGVGQTDFLKMADKFVNIDELSIDLIDQINPFQRAYEVISREIDAPTLRLIQDYMDGQKMEFSEEELLILYPQIKQFLNENGRHPDKSSHDKYEQRLAYALLQLSQMKLKMESGNE, encoded by the coding sequence ATGACCTCAAATATATTTGAAATTAATTACAATGGTACAGGTGCTAGTCAATCAAATAATGCACTTGGTATGCGTGAAATGCAGGAGCGGGTATATGCTAAGAGAACTTCTCAACACTTATTGATTAAGGCGCCTCCTGCATCTGGTAAGTCGAGAGCTTTGATGTTTATTGCTCTTGATAAATTACATGCTCAAGGTCTGAAAAAAGCTATTATAGCTGTTCCAGAAAGATCTATTGGAAAATCGTTTCGTTCAACAAAATTGACAGATTATGGTTTTTACTGGGATTGGGAAGTTCTTCCCAAAAATAATTTGACTGAACAAGGGAGCAGTAAAAGTAAGGTAAAACAGTTTGTAGACTTTATGCATTCAGAGTCTCCTGATGATAGAGCTTTAATCTGTACGCATGCCACCTTGCGTTTTGCCTTTGAACAGCTAGCTGATAGTGATTTTAATGATGTTCTTCTAGCTATCGATGAATTTCATCATGTATCTCAAGATGATAATTCAGTTTTAGGAAATGCCTTAAGAAACATATTAGCCAATTCAACAGCCCATGTAGTAGCTATGACAGGGTCTTATTTCCGTGGAGATTCTGTACCCATTTTGGCACCTGAAGATGAGCAAAAATTTGATAAGGTATCCTATACTTATTATGAACAGTTGGAGGGGTACAAATATCTGAAAAGTTTTGCCATGGGTTATAACTTTTATCGTGGTCGTTACACAGATGCCTTGCACGAAGTACTGGACACGAGTAAGAAAACTATCATTCATATTCCCAATGTAAACTCAGGTGAATCAACCAAGGATAAGTATGATGAAGTTGACCGAATTTTAGATGAACTAGGGCAAGCAGTTCCAGATCCTAAGACTGGATTATGGTTAGTTACTGAGGAAACAGGTCGTGTATTGAAAGTTGCAGACCTTGTCATAGAAGAAGGACGTGAAAAAGTACAGGATTACCTAAACAAAATGACCAGTTTAGATGATCTCGATATCATTATCGCACTTGGTATGGCTAAAGAAGGTTTTGACTGGCCTTATGCTGAGTATGCTTTGACGATTGGCTATCGTCAGTCGCTAACAGAAATTGTTCAGATTATAGGTCGAGTAACACGCGATAGTTCCAATAAGTCACACGCTCAATTTACCAATCTCATTTCTCAACCAGATGCTCAAGATGATGAAGTTTTCTTTGCTGTGAATAATGTTATGAAGGCCATTACAGCTAGTCTATTGATGGAGTCTGTTTTAGCGCCAAATTTCAAGTTCAAACGAAAAGACCGAGAAGACCAGAAATCTTCTGGTGCCGAAATATTCGTTAAAGGCTTAAAAGAGCCTAGTACACAGAGAACAAAGGATATCATAGAAAATGATTTGAATGACTTACGTGCTAGTATATTGCAAGAACCGCGTATCCAAACTGCAATTGCTGCGGGAACGGATGCAGAAGTCATTAATAAGCAGATGATTCCAGCCATCATTAAACAAATCTATCCTGACTTAAGTGGGGCTGAAGTTGAAGAAGTTCGTCAACAGTTTATTAGTCAATCGGTAGTTCAATCAGCTGAACGGAAAGAGGGAGTAGGGCAAACAGACTTTCTAAAAATGGCAGATAAATTTGTGAATATTGATGAGTTATCTATTGATTTAATTGATCAGATTAATCCTTTCCAGAGAGCTTACGAAGTTATATCACGTGAAATTGATGCTCCGACTCTGCGTCTAATACAAGACTATATGGATGGTCAGAAGATGGAGTTTTCTGAAGAAGAACTGTTAATTCTTTATCCTCAAATTAAGCAATTTTTAAATGAAAATGGTCGTCATCCAGATAAATCAAGTCACGATAAGTACGAACAGAGACTTGCGTATGCTTTGTTACAATTGTCTCAGATGAAGCTGAAGATGGAGAGCGGTAATGAATGA
- a CDS encoding GIY-YIG nuclease family protein, with translation MNDFKNLNDIFNDSDFEHLIAPLKPMKKIVIDHEVEKFLEIIDWVRENNGQEPQKSRNIKERSLFSRLNGIRKSPDSIRKLEPYDEFGLLKIDIVESEPPISSPASLTDILSDELFESVNSAEKSLFDVSRYKRTIQARDKTRTRKRMGNFEDYQGLFTRVHDEISEGRRQVRKSDVIKEKEIKPDMFYVDNGVMVYVVSKGEDFTDKNGYTNAELHLVYENGTENKKALLRSFVSNLHDRTRHGRMVTELIEDVMTGISPSERITTGYIYVVKSLSSHPQIANIRNLYKIGFTQDRIEKRLANAEREGTYLYAPVRLVASFEVQNFSARKLETTLHHYFADKQLDMELIAPNGESFVPKEWFLVSLDEIQEVIEKVSLMI, from the coding sequence ATGAATGATTTCAAAAACTTAAATGACATTTTTAATGATTCTGATTTTGAACATTTAATAGCTCCTTTAAAACCTATGAAAAAAATAGTTATAGATCACGAAGTGGAGAAATTTTTAGAAATCATAGATTGGGTGAGAGAAAATAATGGGCAAGAGCCACAAAAGTCTAGAAATATTAAAGAACGCAGTTTATTTTCTCGATTGAATGGTATTAGAAAATCTCCTGATAGCATCCGAAAGTTAGAACCTTATGATGAATTTGGGCTACTAAAAATAGATATAGTTGAGTCCGAGCCCCCTATTTCAAGTCCTGCTAGTTTAACAGATATTTTATCAGATGAATTGTTTGAGTCAGTGAATAGTGCTGAGAAATCTTTATTTGATGTCTCACGTTATAAACGAACGATTCAAGCGCGGGATAAAACACGAACACGTAAACGGATGGGAAATTTTGAAGATTATCAGGGATTATTTACTCGTGTTCATGATGAAATTAGTGAAGGTCGTCGTCAAGTCAGAAAGTCTGATGTGATAAAAGAAAAAGAAATTAAACCTGATATGTTCTATGTGGATAATGGAGTAATGGTTTATGTTGTTTCTAAAGGAGAAGACTTCACTGATAAGAATGGTTATACTAATGCTGAACTTCATCTCGTATATGAAAATGGTACAGAAAATAAGAAGGCCTTACTCCGCTCTTTTGTATCTAATCTGCACGATAGAACGCGCCATGGACGAATGGTAACAGAATTGATAGAAGATGTGATGACTGGTATCAGTCCAAGCGAACGAATTACAACTGGATATATCTATGTAGTAAAATCCTTGAGTAGCCATCCTCAAATTGCCAACATCCGTAATCTCTATAAAATCGGTTTTACACAGGATCGAATTGAAAAACGGTTAGCAAATGCAGAAAGAGAAGGAACCTATCTTTATGCTCCTGTCCGTTTAGTAGCTAGTTTTGAGGTTCAAAATTTCAGCGCTCGAAAATTAGAAACGACTCTTCATCATTATTTTGCAGACAAGCAGTTAGATATGGAATTAATAGCACCAAATGGAGAGAGCTTTGTCCCTAAAGAATGGTTTCTAGTATCGCTAGATGAGATCCAAGAAGTGATTGAAAAAGTTAGCTTAATGATCTAG
- a CDS encoding LURP-one-related/scramblase family protein — MKTFLVKQKFRLGGERFAIKDDRGEIAYQVEGSFFKIPKTFTIYDAAGEQVSQISKEILTLLPRFEIQLQDGSSFVIRKKLTFWRDKYEFDNLGLRIEGNIWDLDFKLLDDRDQLIAEIKKDLFHLTSTYTVTVLEDAYADLVISLCVAIDYVEMLESQSH; from the coding sequence ATGAAAACATTTCTTGTCAAACAAAAGTTTCGTCTTGGAGGCGAACGCTTCGCTATCAAGGATGACAGGGGAGAAATCGCCTATCAGGTGGAGGGATCATTTTTTAAGATTCCCAAAACTTTTACCATCTATGATGCGGCTGGTGAACAGGTCAGTCAGATTAGTAAAGAAATCTTGACCTTGCTCCCTCGTTTTGAGATTCAGCTTCAGGATGGCTCGAGTTTTGTCATTCGTAAGAAGTTGACCTTCTGGCGAGATAAGTATGAGTTTGATAATCTAGGTCTTCGTATCGAGGGCAATATCTGGGATTTGGATTTCAAATTGCTGGATGATCGCGATCAGCTGATTGCGGAAATTAAGAAGGACCTCTTCCATCTGACCTCTACCTATACCGTAACGGTTCTTGAGGACGCTTATGCAGACCTAGTCATTTCCCTCTGCGTCGCGATTGACTATGTGGAGATGCTGGAAAGCCAATCACATTAA
- the alaS gene encoding alanine--tRNA ligase, translating to MKQLSSAQVRQMWLDFWATKGHSVEPSVSLVPVNDPTLLWINSGVATLKKYFDGTIIPENPRITNAQKAIRTNDIENVGKTARHHTMFEMLGNFSIGDYFRDEAITWAYELLTSPEWFDFPAEKLYMTYYPDDKDSYNRWIEVGVDPSHLIPIEDNFWEIGAGPSGPDTEIFFDRGEAFDPENIGLRLLAEDIENDRYIEIWNIVLSQFNADPSVPRSEYKELPHKNIDTGAGLERLVAVIQGAKTNFETDLFMPIIREVEKLSGKVYDQDGDNMSFKVIADHIRSLSFAIGDGALPGNEGRGYVLRRLLRRASMHGQKLGINEPFLYKLVPTVGKIMESYYPEVLEKRDFIEKIVKSEEESFARTLHSGQHFAQGIVADLKEKGQSVIAGSDVFKLYDTYGFPVELTEEIAEEAGMTVDREGFEAAMKEQQERARASAVKGGSMGMQNETLQNITVESVFNYNASQLPSKLVAIVADNAEVEAVAEGIASLIFAETPFYAEMGGQVADHGQILDESGKVVATVTNVQKAPNGQALHTVEVLAPLALNQEYTLAIDTNRRHRVMKNHTATHLLHAALHNILGNHATQAGSLNEVEFLRFDFTHFQAVTAEELRAIEQQVNEKIWEALEVKTVETDIDTAKEMGAMALFGEKYGKEVRVVTIGDYSIELCGGTHVGNTSEIGLFKIVKEEGIGSGTRRILAVTGKEAFEAYREQEDALKAVAATLKAPQVKEVPHKVEGLQEQLRQLQKENAELKEKAAAAAAGDIFKDVKEVNGHRYIASQVSVSDAGALRTFADNWKQKDYSDVLVLVAAIGDKVNVLVASKTKDLHAGNLVKELAPIVDGRGGGKPDMAMAGGSNQAKIQELLDAVAGKL from the coding sequence ATGAAACAACTATCTAGTGCACAAGTACGCCAAATGTGGCTTGATTTCTGGGCGACCAAAGGTCACTCAGTAGAACCATCAGTGAGTTTGGTTCCTGTAAATGACCCAACTCTTTTGTGGATCAACTCTGGGGTAGCAACGCTTAAGAAATACTTTGATGGGACTATTATCCCAGAAAATCCACGTATTACCAATGCCCAAAAGGCCATCCGTACCAACGACATCGAAAACGTAGGGAAGACTGCACGTCACCATACCATGTTTGAAATGTTGGGGAACTTCTCTATCGGTGATTACTTCCGTGACGAAGCCATCACTTGGGCTTATGAGCTTTTGACAAGCCCAGAATGGTTTGACTTCCCAGCTGAGAAACTTTACATGACCTACTATCCAGATGATAAAGATTCATACAACCGCTGGATTGAAGTGGGAGTGGATCCAAGTCACTTGATTCCAATCGAGGACAACTTTTGGGAAATCGGTGCGGGACCTTCTGGACCGGACACAGAGATTTTCTTTGACCGTGGAGAAGCTTTTGACCCAGAAAATATCGGTCTTCGCCTTCTTGCAGAAGATATCGAAAACGACCGTTATATCGAAATCTGGAACATCGTTTTGTCACAATTTAACGCAGACCCTTCCGTTCCTCGTAGCGAATACAAGGAATTGCCACACAAGAATATTGATACGGGCGCTGGTTTGGAGCGTTTGGTGGCCGTTATCCAAGGGGCTAAGACCAACTTTGAAACGGACCTCTTCATGCCGATCATCCGTGAAGTGGAGAAATTGTCTGGTAAGGTTTATGACCAAGATGGCGATAACATGAGCTTTAAGGTTATCGCTGACCACATCCGTTCACTTTCATTTGCTATCGGTGATGGTGCCCTTCCAGGAAATGAAGGTCGTGGTTATGTCCTTCGTCGTTTGCTCCGTCGTGCTTCTATGCATGGTCAAAAATTGGGTATCAACGAGCCTTTCCTTTACAAACTAGTTCCAACCGTTGGAAAAATCATGGAAAGCTACTACCCAGAAGTGCTTGAAAAACGTGACTTTATCGAAAAAATCGTTAAGAGCGAAGAAGAATCATTTGCCCGTACCCTTCACTCAGGTCAACACTTTGCCCAAGGCATTGTAGCTGACTTGAAAGAAAAAGGTCAATCTGTCATTGCTGGTTCAGATGTATTTAAACTTTACGACACTTATGGATTCCCAGTTGAATTGACTGAAGAAATCGCTGAAGAAGCTGGGATGACTGTAGACCGTGAAGGATTTGAAGCAGCCATGAAAGAACAGCAAGAACGCGCGCGTGCCTCAGCTGTCAAGGGTGGCTCAATGGGGATGCAAAATGAAACCCTTCAAAACATCACTGTAGAAAGTGTCTTCAACTACAATGCTAGCCAATTGCCTTCTAAGTTGGTGGCTATCGTAGCGGATAATGCAGAAGTAGAAGCTGTAGCAGAAGGAATTGCCTCTCTTATCTTTGCAGAAACACCATTCTACGCTGAAATGGGTGGACAGGTCGCTGACCACGGACAAATCTTGGATGAGTCAGGTAAGGTCGTGGCTACTGTGACCAATGTTCAAAAAGCACCAAACGGACAAGCACTTCACACGGTTGAAGTTCTTGCACCTCTTGCCTTGAACCAAGAATATACCTTGGCAATTGATACAAATCGTCGTCACCGTGTTATGAAAAACCACACTGCGACTCACTTGCTTCACGCTGCCCTTCATAATATCCTTGGAAACCATGCAACACAAGCAGGATCTCTTAACGAAGTCGAATTCCTTCGCTTTGACTTTACTCATTTCCAAGCTGTGACTGCTGAAGAATTGCGTGCCATTGAACAGCAAGTCAACGAGAAAATCTGGGAAGCTCTTGAAGTTAAGACAGTTGAAACGGATATTGATACTGCTAAAGAAATGGGAGCTATGGCTCTCTTTGGTGAGAAATACGGCAAGGAAGTTCGTGTTGTTACTATCGGTGACTACTCTATCGAGCTTTGTGGTGGTACCCACGTTGGCAACACTTCTGAGATTGGACTCTTCAAGATTGTCAAAGAAGAAGGTATCGGATCAGGAACTCGCCGTATTTTAGCAGTGACTGGTAAGGAAGCTTTTGAAGCCTACCGCGAACAAGAAGATGCTCTTAAAGCTGTCGCAGCAACCTTGAAAGCACCTCAAGTCAAGGAAGTACCTCACAAGGTGGAAGGACTCCAAGAACAACTTCGTCAACTTCAAAAAGAAAATGCTGAGTTGAAAGAAAAAGCCGCAGCAGCTGCCGCAGGTGATATCTTCAAGGATGTTAAGGAAGTCAACGGTCACCGTTACATTGCTAGTCAAGTGTCTGTATCAGATGCAGGTGCCCTTCGTACCTTTGCAGATAACTGGAAACAAAAAGACTACTCTGATGTGCTTGTCCTAGTTGCAGCTATTGGTGACAAGGTCAATGTCCTTGTCGCAAGCAAGACAAAAGACCTTCATGCAGGAAACCTTGTCAAAGAATTGGCACCAATCGTCGATGGACGTGGTGGTGGTAAACCAGACATGGCCATGGCAGGAGGAAGCAACCAAGCTAAGATCCAAGAATTGTTGGATGCCGTAGCAGGTAAATTGTAA
- a CDS encoding alpha-amylase, with protein sequence MQNQTLMQYFEWYLPHDGQHWTRLAEDAPHLADLGISHVWMPPAFKATNEKDVGYGVYDLFDLGEFNQKGTVRTKYGFKEDYLQAIQALKEQGIQPMADVVLNHKAAADHMEAFQVIEVDPVDRTVELGEPFTINGWTSFTFDGRQDTYNDFHWHWYHFTGTDYDAKRRKSGIYLIQGDNKGWANEELVDNENGNYDYLMYADLDFKHPEVIQNIYDWADWFMETTGVAGFRLDAVKHIDSFFMSNFIRDMKEKYGEDFYVFGEFWNPDKEANLDYLEKTEERFDLVDVRLHQNLFEASQAGANYDLRGIFTDSLVVDKPYKAVTFVDNHDTQRGQALESTVEEWFKPAAYALILLRQDGLPCVFYGDYYGISGQYAQQDFKEVLDRLLAIRKDLAYGEQNDYFDDPNCIGWVRSSAENQSPIAVLISNDQENSKSMFVGQEWANQTFVDLLENHLGQVTIDEEGYGQFPVSTASVSVWAANTI encoded by the coding sequence ATGCAAAATCAAACACTCATGCAATACTTTGAATGGTATCTGCCCCATGACGGCCAGCACTGGACGCGTCTGGCTGAAGATGCTCCACACCTAGCTGATCTCGGTATCAGCCATGTCTGGATGCCACCAGCCTTCAAGGCTACCAATGAAAAAGATGTCGGCTATGGGGTCTATGACTTATTCGACTTAGGAGAGTTTAATCAAAAAGGTACTGTCCGCACCAAGTATGGTTTTAAAGAAGACTATCTTCAAGCCATTCAAGCTCTAAAAGAACAGGGAATTCAACCTATGGCCGATGTGGTGCTCAATCACAAGGCTGCTGCTGATCACATGGAAGCCTTTCAGGTTATTGAAGTAGATCCTGTAGACCGTACAGTTGAACTTGGGGAACCCTTCACCATCAATGGCTGGACTAGCTTTACCTTCGATGGTCGCCAAGATACCTACAATGACTTCCACTGGCACTGGTACCACTTCACCGGTACAGACTATGATGCCAAACGTCGCAAGTCTGGGATTTATCTGATTCAAGGAGACAACAAGGGTTGGGCAAATGAGGAATTGGTCGATAATGAAAACGGTAACTATGACTACCTCATGTATGCCGACCTAGACTTTAAACATCCTGAAGTCATCCAAAATATCTATGACTGGGCTGACTGGTTCATGGAAACGACTGGTGTAGCTGGTTTCCGCTTGGATGCCGTTAAACACATTGACTCTTTCTTCATGAGCAATTTTATCCGTGATATGAAGGAAAAATACGGTGAGGATTTCTATGTTTTTGGTGAATTCTGGAATCCTGACAAGGAAGCCAATCTGGACTATCTTGAAAAAACGGAAGAACGATTCGACCTTGTTGATGTTCGTCTCCACCAGAATCTCTTTGAAGCCAGTCAAGCTGGCGCAAACTATGACCTTCGTGGTATTTTCACAGATAGCTTGGTTGTCGACAAACCTTACAAGGCTGTAACCTTTGTCGACAACCACGATACCCAACGTGGTCAGGCTCTTGAGTCTACTGTTGAAGAATGGTTCAAACCAGCAGCCTATGCCCTCATTCTATTACGCCAAGACGGCCTTCCATGTGTCTTTTACGGAGACTACTATGGTATTTCAGGGCAGTATGCTCAGCAAGATTTCAAAGAAGTCCTTGACCGCCTCCTAGCTATCCGAAAAGATTTGGCTTATGGAGAACAAAATGACTACTTTGATGATCCTAACTGTATTGGTTGGGTACGCTCAAGTGCTGAAAATCAATCCCCAATCGCAGTCTTGATTTCAAATGACCAAGAAAACAGCAAATCAATGTTTGTCGGCCAAGAATGGGCTAACCAAACCTTTGTAGATTTACTTGAAAACCACCTAGGTCAAGTTACAATTGATGAGGAAGGTTATGGACAATTTCCAGTCTCAACTGCTTCGGTAAGTGTCTGGGCAGCCAATACAATCTAA